A segment of the Meles meles chromosome 4, mMelMel3.1 paternal haplotype, whole genome shotgun sequence genome:
CAGAACAGAGAACACTATCATGGTACTACACGTTTCCACACCAAAAGTGAGGGCCACCGCGACGATGACACAGCTATGAAACAACACCGTAAGTCCCTATGAGCATCCTGCCATCTCGTAACAACTCAACTAACCCGCGCTCCCTTCTGAAAATGAGCCAAAAATCATACtctttcccattttcccagcagGAATTTTTTATTTAGCCTGAACTGTGGCTAACTATGTCTTAGATTCTGCAAGGTGGTCCCAGGTGAGAGGGACCGAAATGTCTCTAAGGAGCTCTGCGCCACCCAAGAACACTTACCAAAAGGTGATCCGCCTTCTTCGGCCCCTCTCTGCTACTAACCACCCCTCTCCTCCACCCAGAAGGAAGCTGAGCGCCCCTCTCCCTGCAACACCTTCCCTGTCTTTGCTGTTCCAGACAGAGCTGTATCGGGATGGAACCTAACCCAAGGCCAACAGTAGGGGCGGCTGTCGCGTCTCAGAGAGATGGTGTAAATGTTAACACCTCGCGTGTCACTGAAATTTTCCGAAGAATTCTGCCCATCTTAGAAGAACGTAGCACTTTAAAAAGTGGCCTCTGTTATTTGATTATAGGTCCACGCTCCAGCCAGTTTAAACAGCAGGTTTTAGCAAAGACAGTCTGTTATACTCACTGCCCTTCTGGGACAGGACAGTCTTTCAAGCGACAACAGGGAGCTCTGAGTGGTGGACAGGCTTTGTGGGGGCGCAGTCTGTCTGTACTTAGAGAGGGGATGGACGGTGTCTCACACCCTCGCTCAGGCTTTGGGTCTCCATTGTCTGCCATTTCAAAGGTTCGAACTCCTTGACCCAAAGCGAGGGTGGCCAGGATTGGAGGAACGGGCGGGAGACGCTTTAGGTTTCTACACAAGGAAAAGGAAGCCCGATTCACACATCTCCTGGGGGTGAAAAGAgtccctaacacacacacacacacacacacgccccttTAGGCAGAGACAAGAGTGGTTGTTATGGCGGATGCAAGTTGTTCCCCAAGTATGTCCCGAATGTGGGAGGCCACAGCAGCTGCCTTCCCTCGAGACAGCCCACAGGGCCGCTGCCAGGAGCTATAATGACTTGCTGGCCCTTGCCAGCTGTCACACTTTGCATACCACCGGAGCTCCGGTCCAGCAGAAGGGGCCGTCCAAGTCACCAGTTTCAACAAGCGCCAAATCCTGTGCCCATGCTGGGCCCGCACGGCCACCCAGAACCCTCTTGTAGGGCTCCATGGAGAGCACTTCTGTGCGCACTGACCGGCATGTCCGGCTGACAGTACCCTTGGCCAGGGAAGGGATTTCTCCTCCCAAGACAGAAATGTGGCGAGGTCAAGAGCTAAAGGGAACCCTCAGGGACACCCCCAGTAAAGAGGGGCCCTTTGAGGGGGAGAGCAGCCTGCGTCTTTCCATCTCTTTGATTCCTGGGGCGCCCCTGCCTGTGGATGGAAAATGTCCAGGGTGCTGTCTGGCCACTCTGTCCCAGGCGTTAGCTTCTGTCtttctcactcactttctcttccTGCTGGCAGGATATGGCCCCAGGGCTCCTGCCTAGCATGGGGACAGAGGCAGAATGCCCCAATATAGTACAGCAGCTGGACTGCAGGACAGAGGGGTCCCCAGGGTGAATGTGGGCACAGCCAGAGATGGCTAGGACAGAGTTCACTGAGGTGTGCAAATATGCACAAGTATATATTCAGGGACTTGGATGGAACCCAACAACTCATCAATACTGGCTTGGCCTAGGTCGGTCCCTCCATCCTTTCCCCTAGTCGCCAACCTTCCCCATCATGGCCTCCTCTTGGCTTGCTGGAAGCCTGGTCCAGCTGAAGGGGGTTCTGGAAGCTAGCCATTGATAGTGCAGCTCTGCCTCTCCTGTCTGAAGGCACAAAGTCAACCCCAGAAACCCACTACCCCTCCGGGGAGCCTCGCTTATACCATCTATAGCAAGGATTTTTTAAGATGCTCAGCTCACAGGGTTTCGGGGAAAACCAGATGTCTGTAAACATGCTTTGAAAAGCAGAACACTTCTCAAACGGGTAGTGAGTTGTTTACCTGCTTGGAACTTCTGAGGTTGATTTGCttggtctctctccttcctgtctaGTACATCCCTGCTTGGAGACTCAGCTTTCCCCTCTCCAATCCCCCCACCCAGGCTTCTGTCTTTCTTCCCACATGACCTCTCCAAAACTTTGTCAAGTCAAGGCCTCCTGAGGGCTGGGACATCCTCCCatgttctttccctctccatGAAACCTACAGGAAACTCCTGGATTAAAGCGCATTTTGGCAGTTTGAACATCTCAAGGGATGAGCCTGTGAGCTAGGGAGATTTCGGACCCATTCCTAGACATCCCCCGGACACACAGTAGTGGCAAAGCACTGCGCTGGGCTTTGGAAGGGTACAGAAGTGAAAACAATCACAACCAAATGTGGAGATGATCTTCAATAACACAATCTAGGCCACAGGGACCCGCTATCGATGGTTTGTCAAACATGAGAAGATGTGGAAAAGATGAGAAATCATCAAGACTTCAAAAAGAAAGTAATACTTTCTTTTGCAAGTTGAACCAAGGCATGGGCAGGATGTCGTAGATAGAGCTAGAAGTCAGAAGCAGAGATCAGAGTGAGCCTATGAAGCAAATGCTGGtggaagaaagtgaaattagCAAGCCAGCCAATACACTCCTAGAGCTGAAATCAGTTTCCATGGTGGACAGACATCCCTCTTCTTACCTCAAAGAGGACCAAGATGGAAAACTCACTTTCTTTCTGTTATCCTTGACATCACACTGTCCAACAGGACTTTCTGTGATGAAGGCTGTCCCAGCTGATGGCTTCTAGCCATTTGAAACTGCTAAATGCTTGCACAATGCTGGTACAACTCGGGAATTAAATTTCTAACTTGATTTCATTTTGATTAGTTagctttttcttaagattttatttatttatttgagacagagacagcacgggggtgagggacagagggagaggaagaagcaggctccccctgagtggggagccctacatggggcttgatcccagggccctgagatcatgacctgagccaaaggcagagacttaaccaacagagccacacaggcgccccaactaTTTCGATTTTAATAGCCACAGAAGGCTAGCACGTGGTAGGGGTTTCGATACCAAAGCCCTCTTCCCCGTGCCACTTTGCCAGCCTATGATGACAGGCTGCAAGTAGTATCCCCAGGCATTGGGGCAGAAAACCTCCAGAGCCACCAAGTAATGTCATTTGGGGAAGAGAAAGATAAGAGTCCCACCCTCAACAGATACGAGCGTGTGggtgaatttttgtttgtttgcttgtttgtgaTAAGAGGTCAATTTCTGTGTGGTTTTCGCTTCAACAAGAGTGGAGTCACTGGTAGAATGAATACTCGTCCCTTTGGGGGAGGAAAGCTACCTGACCCCCAAAGGTCCTAAGTCCCTTAAAGACCTTTCGATcagagggaggggagacaaaGAGGCCAGCAGCAACCATTCTCATGTTACTAGTCCCTGAGCCTAGAAATTTGGTCCTCAAGACCTGGCCAGaatcacacatttaaaataataataaaaaaatttactcccatgttcactgaagcattattcacCAAAGTCCGAATGTGGaatcaacccaagtgtccatctagGAGAAATGGGTATACAAAATAGGGTATACACACACAACGAACTATCGTTCAGTCTTTAAAAGgaagcaaattcttttttttaatttaagattttatttatttatttgacagggagagagagatcacaagtaggcagagagaggggaggcgggggaagcaggctccctgctgagcagagatcccgatgggGGGGCaatctgggaccctgagatcatgacctagagctgaaggcagaggtttaactctctaagccacccaggagcccctaaaaggaaggaaattctaacaAGGGCTACAACTTGGATGCACCTGGAGGACATAAGCCAGTCCCTAAAGACAAATGCTTTACGATTCCACTTAAACGAGGTAGGTAGAGTAGTCAAACGGATAGACCAGAGTGGTGGTTGCCTGCGCAGAGGTAAGTAGTGAGTCACTGTTCACTGAGCACGGAGCtccagttttgcaagatgacGAGTTCTGTGGTGGGTTGCACGACAGTATGAATGTACCTAACACGACTAAGTGTATACATCACAATGGTTAAGATAGTGTATATCATGTTACTTGCATTGGACTACAATTGCAAATATGGACACGTATACAataaagcagaggcagagaggaggaggaggcagcctcACCAGTGCAACCAGTCCTCCAGGAACAACCCCATCTCACCCCAAAAGGCGcagtccctccccgccccccaccccgcggcggggaggggggggtcgTCCTGTGACTCGCACTGGCGCTCACAATAACCTTCTTGAGCCGTGCCAGCCGCACCTCCTTGCCGGCCTGAGGGGGGGGCGGCCAATGAGCACGCGCCAGGACCCGGCCTCGCGCCCCCATTGGCTGCGCCCAGCGGCCCGCGGCCCCGCAGGTTCCCAAGCCGGGTTTAAAGGGGTCGGAAGCAGGCTGCTGCCCTGCCATCGGCTCCCCGCGCGCAGGTCCGCGGGGAGGGGCGGCCTGCCGAAGGGCCCACCCCGGGGCGTTCCTGAAGGGCGCCCTCGgccgcccccaccgcccccagaTGTACTATGCGCTTTCCCAGGCGCGCGTGAACGCGGCCCCCGCGACCATGCTGCGGCCACAGCGGCCCGGAGACGTGCAGCTCGGGGCCTCCCTGTACGAGCTGGTGGGCTACCGGCagccgccctcctcctcctcctcttccacgtcctcctcctcctccacggcgacccccctcctccccaaggCGGCGCGCGAGAAGCCCGAGGCGCCCGCCGAGTCGCTAGGCGCGGGAGCGGGGCCCGGTGCGCACGCGGGCGGCGGCTCCCGGGCGGACGCCAAAGAGGAGCACCAACAGCAGCTGCGGCGCAAGATCAACAGCCGCGAGCGGAAGCGCATGCAGGACCTGAACCTGGCCATGGACGCGCTGCGCGAGGTCATCCTGCCCTACTCGGCGGCTCACTGCCAGGGCGCGCCCGGCCGCAAGCTCTCCAAGATCGCCACGCTGCTGCTCGCCCGCAACTACATCCTGCTGCTGGGCAGCTCGCTGCAGGAGCTGCGCCGCGCGCTGGGCGAGGGCGCCGGACCCGCGGCGCCGCGCCTGCTGCTGGCCGGCCTGCCCCTGCTGGCCGCCGCGCCCGGCTCCGTGCTGCTGGCGCCTGGCGCCGTGGGGCCTCCCGACGCGCTGCGCCCCGCCAAGTACCTGTCGCTGGCGCTCGACGAGCCGCCGTGCGGCCAGTTCGCGCTCcccggcggcggcgcgggcggcggcgcgggcggccCGGGCCTCTGTACCTGCGCGGTCTGCAAGTTCCCGCACCTCGTCCCCGCCGGCTTGGGCCTGGCCGCGGTGCAGGCGCAGTTTTCCAAGTGAGGGCCCGCGCGGGCCGGGTGCGCGACCTAGGCCCGGCCTCTCGCCTCCCCGCTTTCTCCTTGCCCGCGCGCCCTGCACTCGCGTACGGCTAGCCAAGCACGGAGGGCACTTCCAACCTTCCGGCCCGGAGGAAGGGACCGTGGGGCTCCCCCTTCCCCGCCTCCACCCCGGGGAAATGAAAGTGACGCGAGCGGATGTTCGACGGAGCGTCGGGGGTTCTGAGTGGATTCCCGCTGCTTTGGGCAGCAAATGTGCGGTCCCAAGCCCACTCTTGCCCAGCTCCCGTCTCTCCTGGTCCCTCGGGTCGCGCGCTTCGCGGGGGTGGTGCGGATTTTAGGGCACGGCGCGGTGGCTTTGCCTTGCTCTGGGTGCGGCGGTAGGACCGTCCTAGCGCCACGGCTCCAAGAGGCGACACCTGCCCAATCAGGGGCCAAGTGGCTGCTCTCCGCGGGCAGGAAAgggttcttttccttctccccagccaGAGGTCACAGACACCCTTGTTCCCACCGGCCAATCCCTGTCAAAGGAGGCTGCCCGACCTCAGGAAGACGAGAAAGACCAATTAGTTCGCGCAGATGGTCCGGGGCTTAGCAGACGGACTGACCCTCAGCGGCGGCGGGACGGTTGGCCTCGCGGTGCAGCGGGAGATGTAGATAACTCCAGCGTCCTTGGATGTGCTGGGTTGGGAAGCCGGTCCGCTTTTACGCTGCGGCTGTTAGAGTGCAATTTTTGAGAATCATATAAGCAGGTGTTTTGTGGCAAAGATTATTCGCTTTTAAATCCTGGGGTCTTCTTAGAAAGACAGCTTAGAACTTGAGATTCACCATTTTGTTTCCTCTTCCCCAAAGGTAGCGTAACCAACATTTGAgcttgcttaaaaacaaaaaccaacccctTTTGACGCAGGTGGTGTTCTCGGTTTACTAAAATAGGTAACACGGCACTTCGCAGTCGCCGCCAGTCTTGTCTGAAAGCACGATCACTAATTAACTTTCTCATTAAAAGACGAAGAGGGGGACCTGAGCCccaacacccacccacccccacccccggcggctCGGCCCGTCCCCGCTGCGGTGGCGACTGCGGGATGGCATTTTCTGCGCTGCCCCTCTGAGCGAGGGGTCTTTGCCCAGGGCTTGCTCTGGGCAGGTCTTCCCGCAGCTTTGCGTTTGAAGAACTGCCTGGATGACCGGTCTTGATTTGTTACAGTCCTTCACAAATTATTCCACCCGAGATAATTTTATGATCTTTCGGCAGCTTGCTTTGAAGTCTCTGTTTAAGGCTTTTGGTTGTTGGTAGTAGCCGAGTTTaactggcattttattttatctctaacTTTGTTTCGTTGCTCTGCgaagaatcaacaaaataaaacatttaaagaccTAACATTTTCCTCTGATTtgtttgttaataaaaatgtcctggtggggcgcctgggtggctcagtcggttcagcctTTGATTCTTGATCTCTGCTGGGGTCTTCATGTCAGGGTCCAGAGTttaagccccacgctgggctccacactgagggcagagcctactttaaaattaaaaaaaaaaaaaaaaaagtctcagtgcGCTGGTGGATTCAGATTCTCGGGATGAAGGTTAGTAGTTAAATGTGACTAGAGTTCCAAGTTTTTAAAGCTGGCTTCCTGATTTGTAAAGTGATCTAATGGACAGGGTTCTGCCTGCCTAGTTTAGGCTTGAGGCAGAATTTTAAAGACCCAGTCTGAGTGGGTGGTTGTCAATTTCAGGAATTCCTCTCAGCCAAGATGGGCCTCTTGGCTATTTCCTCCTCTAAAAATGAGTTTAAATACATTGAtcacaaaattattttgtatatcaACATCCCTCTCAAAAGAATGGGATTTTTTTAACTCAGTGGACAGAGGCTTAAAAACATCATACAGCTAGCTATGAGCTTTCCCCCATTCTTCCCACAAGGTTGGAAGTTTCTCCTAGGAAGTTATGACCTCGGACATTATCCTGAGAGGCGAAGACAGCTCCGCTGGGTGACTGGTGATGTTACAAAGAATTTGGAATGTTGACTTGCTCATACGCAATCTTTAAACATTTCGTAGTTACTAATGAAATCCAACCACTGTCTAAAGGCAGGGGGTTAATAAAAGAGAATGTGTTCCCTTTAATctgcagaaaaggaaagaaaacctgaGGAGACTTCATTGTATCCATGTTGGTTTATCTGAGGTAGGTAAGCACTTAAGAATGGTGAGCATTCATCTGGGGAACGTGTTGTGGGGGAGGGAGTGGAGCCAAATGCTGGAAGGGTGGAATGGCCTTCCCCTCcatgttggttaagtgtctgtttcttcaAGGAGGAGGCGGGAGAGGGTATGACAGAGAGGAACTCTTATGCACCAACCCATTTCAGGAAAGAGCTTCTCATTCTTCCCAGATTCTGCCATCAGAAAAGTTACGGGCTTTTGGAATAAGTAGATttgaatggggaaaaataaataaataaaaaatataaagtaaatttgAATGGGGATTTTCTGCTTAGTTAATCCCCATCCTTGCTTGTCTTGCATCTTGACAAGGAACCCAAAGTAAAAACTCAAGAGCTAAGTCAAAATCTCATCAGATGCTccctgaaaaaaaatatatttctgggaGATCAACAATAAACAGTTCTTCCCTCAGTCCTAATTCCATCACCTTATGCCACCGTCATTCCAAAAGACACAGGAAAGAACAGGGCAAGAATGAGtggatgggctccctgctccggtCTCTACTTATAACTCAGAGTAAGTACCCATGCCTTATAGAAAAGGTAAtaatatatgtgatttttttttttttacttaactgAGAAAATCATGCTTTCTAGAATGGCTAAGGATTATGAATGCATTTAACCAGAACC
Coding sequences within it:
- the OLIG1 gene encoding oligodendrocyte transcription factor 1; this encodes MYYALSQARVNAAPATMLRPQRPGDVQLGASLYELVGYRQPPSSSSSSTSSSSSTATPLLPKAAREKPEAPAESLGAGAGPGAHAGGGSRADAKEEHQQQLRRKINSRERKRMQDLNLAMDALREVILPYSAAHCQGAPGRKLSKIATLLLARNYILLLGSSLQELRRALGEGAGPAAPRLLLAGLPLLAAAPGSVLLAPGAVGPPDALRPAKYLSLALDEPPCGQFALPGGGAGGGAGGPGLCTCAVCKFPHLVPAGLGLAAVQAQFSK